A genomic region of Halomonas aestuarii contains the following coding sequences:
- a CDS encoding DUF294 nucleotidyltransferase-like domain-containing protein, which yields MDVELLEIRHHMGRFPPFDRISDELLDELASQVDVAYFKAGSDILVLDQEVHDLCYIRSGAVEVYRRGGELYNRLGEGDIFGHFSLLRNRRVRFPARAMEDTLIYFIPESVFYQLCEADAHFADFVEVERPRLESTVEQDKKQNDMMITRVRKLLTRYPLMLEASTTVQEAARQITEAQASAVLVLDAPSDTPRYTFRDSEGRAWQVTGILTDSDFRKQVVAAGRPADTPIGEVTGHRLVAVQSDESVHEAMLCMLRNNIHHLPVMHRRSPVGIVHLSDIIRYETHSSLYLVSNIFHQSSVEGLARLTPDVQEAFVRLVEEGADSRMVGSALSTIGRSLSRRLLELAEAELGPPPVPYCLMALGSMARNEQSIVTDQDNALVLSDDFDPALHDDYFLTLARRLSDGLAACGYPYCKGDIMATNPRWRQPLAVWKRYFHDWIQAPTPERLLHSSIFFDLDTVFGDNPLVEELQDLIAEQAPKHPLFLAAMARNAVNRTPPLGFFRTFVMEKDGKHNNSINLKRRGTAPMVDLIRIHALACGSRAQNSFDRLDDIDRTQLLAPGVSDRLRYALEFLSMSRIRHQMIDLQHEQVPDNNIEPENVSNTERHNLKDAFQVLSNAQKFLKFRYPMPSRSR from the coding sequence ATGGACGTGGAACTGCTGGAGATTCGCCACCACATGGGGCGGTTTCCCCCCTTCGACCGGATCTCGGACGAGCTGCTCGACGAGCTGGCCAGTCAGGTGGACGTGGCCTATTTCAAGGCCGGCAGCGACATCCTGGTGCTCGACCAGGAGGTTCACGACCTCTGCTACATCCGCAGCGGGGCGGTGGAGGTCTATCGCCGCGGCGGCGAGCTCTACAACCGCCTGGGTGAGGGCGACATCTTCGGCCACTTCAGCCTGCTGCGAAACCGCCGGGTCCGCTTTCCTGCCCGGGCCATGGAAGACACCCTGATCTACTTCATTCCCGAGTCGGTCTTCTACCAGCTCTGCGAGGCCGATGCGCACTTCGCCGACTTCGTGGAGGTGGAGCGCCCGCGGCTCGAGTCGACGGTGGAACAGGACAAGAAGCAGAACGACATGATGATCACCCGGGTCCGCAAGCTGCTGACCCGCTACCCCCTGATGCTGGAGGCCAGCACCACCGTCCAGGAGGCCGCCCGGCAGATCACCGAGGCCCAGGCCTCGGCGGTGCTGGTGCTCGATGCGCCGAGCGACACCCCGCGCTATACCTTCCGCGACAGCGAGGGGCGCGCCTGGCAGGTCACGGGCATCCTCACCGACAGCGACTTCCGCAAGCAGGTGGTGGCCGCTGGGCGCCCCGCCGACACCCCGATAGGGGAGGTGACCGGTCATCGCCTGGTCGCCGTCCAGTCCGACGAGTCGGTCCATGAGGCCATGCTCTGCATGCTGCGCAACAACATCCATCACCTGCCGGTCATGCACCGTCGCTCACCGGTCGGCATCGTCCACCTCTCTGACATCATCCGCTATGAGACCCACTCGAGCCTCTACCTGGTCAGCAACATCTTCCACCAGTCCAGCGTCGAAGGCCTCGCCCGCTTGACCCCCGACGTACAGGAGGCCTTCGTCCGCCTGGTCGAGGAGGGCGCCGATTCGCGGATGGTCGGCAGCGCGCTCTCCACCATTGGACGGAGCCTGTCGCGGCGCCTGCTGGAGCTGGCCGAGGCGGAGCTGGGGCCGCCGCCGGTGCCCTACTGCCTGATGGCGCTAGGCTCCATGGCCCGCAACGAGCAGTCCATCGTCACCGACCAGGACAATGCCCTGGTGCTCTCCGACGACTTCGACCCCGCGCTTCACGACGACTATTTCCTCACCCTGGCCCGGCGGCTCAGCGATGGCCTGGCCGCCTGCGGCTATCCCTACTGCAAGGGCGACATCATGGCCACCAACCCGCGGTGGCGTCAGCCGCTCGCGGTCTGGAAACGCTACTTCCATGACTGGATCCAGGCGCCCACCCCGGAGCGGCTGCTGCACAGCTCGATCTTCTTCGACCTGGACACCGTCTTCGGCGACAACCCGCTCGTCGAGGAGCTCCAGGACCTGATCGCCGAGCAGGCGCCCAAGCATCCGCTCTTCCTGGCAGCCATGGCGCGCAACGCCGTGAACCGCACCCCGCCACTGGGCTTCTTCCGCACCTTCGTGATGGAGAAGGACGGCAAGCACAACAACTCCATCAACCTGAAGCGCCGGGGCACCGCGCCCATGGTCGACCTGATCCGTATCCATGCCCTGGCCTGTGGTTCACGGGCCCAGAACAGCTTCGACCGCCTGGATGACATCGACCGCACCCAGCTGCTGGCCCCGGGGGTCAGCGACCGGCTGCGCTATGCCCTCGAGTTCCTCAGCATGTCGCGCATCCGCCACCAGATGATCGACCTCCAGCACGAGCAGGTGCCGGACAACAACATCGAACCGGAGAACGTCTCCAATACCGAGCGCCATAACCTCAAGGATGCCTTCCAGGTGCTGAGCAACGCCCAGAAATTCCTCAAGTTCCGCTATCCCATGCCGTCGCGGTCACGCTGA
- a CDS encoding 3'-5' exonuclease produces MRLPRRRRPAGPSWPEFLARRAELAQDPPLAGFFAAGTMAPETPIGEVPMVALDMETTGLDERRHAIVSIGLVPFTLGRIRLAERRYWVLRPPRPLEAKSVAFHHITHSDIAHAPDLDEILDELLEALAGRLVVVHFRHIERPFLDAAVQARRGEGLLFPVIDTMSLEARWHRQSPLARFRRWIGRPPASIRLYDSRARYGLPVYSGHHALIDALATAELLQAQVATHFSLETPVGELWT; encoded by the coding sequence ATGCGCCTTCCCCGACGCAGGCGGCCGGCGGGGCCGAGCTGGCCCGAGTTCCTGGCGCGCCGGGCCGAGCTCGCCCAGGACCCGCCGCTGGCGGGGTTCTTCGCCGCCGGGACCATGGCGCCCGAGACCCCCATTGGCGAGGTGCCCATGGTCGCCCTGGACATGGAGACCACCGGCCTCGACGAGCGTCGCCATGCCATCGTCAGCATCGGCCTGGTGCCCTTCACCCTGGGGCGCATCCGGCTCGCCGAGCGGCGCTACTGGGTGCTGAGGCCCCCGCGGCCGCTGGAGGCGAAGTCGGTGGCCTTCCATCACATCACCCACTCCGACATCGCCCATGCCCCGGACCTCGACGAGATCCTCGACGAGCTGCTGGAGGCCCTGGCGGGGCGGCTGGTGGTGGTGCACTTCCGGCACATCGAGCGCCCCTTCCTGGATGCCGCCGTGCAGGCGCGACGAGGGGAGGGGCTGCTGTTCCCGGTCATCGACACCATGTCGCTGGAGGCCCGCTGGCACCGCCAGTCACCGCTGGCGCGCTTCAGGCGCTGGATCGGCCGGCCCCCGGCCTCCATCCGCCTCTATGACAGCCGGGCGCGCTACGGCCTGCCGGTCTACTCGGGCCACCACGCCCTGATTGATGCCCTGGCCACCGCCGAGCTGCTGCAGGCGCAGGTGGCCACGCACTTCAGCCTCGAGACCCCGGTGGGTGAGCTCTGGACCTGA
- a CDS encoding BCCT family transporter, giving the protein MANKHDDGKPQAPDNTGTEGIPAPEGAANLIETDYVIGQDNITASPLGIDVDLHGKVFVVSSLVILLFVIGTLALQDQLEPIFNSIFNFLTTKLSWVFLLGANVFVILAIVLIFTPMGRVRIGGANARPEFSYLGWFAMLFAAGMGIGLMFYGVSEPLTHYGTSIAGTTVENGVRTDWAPLGAAAGDQAGAIDLSMAATIFHWGLHPWGAYAIVGLSLAIFAFNKGLPLTMRSIFYPILGERVWGWPGHLIDILAVFATLFGLTTSLGIGATQASAGLHYLFGLPDTNTTLILLIMGITVVALGSILLGVDKGVQRLSQINMVLAFLLLAFVIAVGPTLMIATGVLDSLVGYVTHLPALSMPFGREDANFSQGWTAFYWAWWIAWSPFVGMFIARVSRGRTVREFLIAVLLVPSMASVVWMTAFGTTAIDQVVNQGITKVQDAALELQLFTMLEYLPLTTITSFVGIVLVIVFFVTSSDSGSLVIDSITAGGKVDAPKPQRIFWALIEGALAIALLLGGGLSALQTAALTTGLPFTLVLLVGCYAIVKGLMSEPRAK; this is encoded by the coding sequence GTGGCTAACAAACACGATGACGGCAAGCCCCAGGCGCCGGACAATACCGGCACCGAGGGCATTCCAGCGCCCGAGGGTGCGGCCAACCTGATCGAAACCGATTACGTGATCGGACAGGACAACATCACCGCCTCGCCCCTGGGGATCGATGTCGACCTTCACGGCAAGGTCTTCGTCGTCTCCTCACTGGTGATCCTGCTGTTCGTGATCGGCACGCTGGCCCTCCAGGATCAGCTGGAGCCGATCTTCAACAGCATATTCAACTTCCTCACCACCAAGCTGAGCTGGGTCTTCCTGCTCGGCGCCAACGTCTTCGTGATCCTGGCGATCGTGCTGATCTTCACGCCGATGGGCAGGGTGCGCATCGGCGGCGCCAACGCCAGGCCGGAGTTCAGCTATCTCGGCTGGTTCGCCATGCTGTTCGCCGCGGGCATGGGCATCGGGCTGATGTTCTATGGCGTATCGGAGCCCCTGACGCACTACGGCACCTCCATCGCCGGCACCACCGTGGAGAACGGGGTGCGGACCGACTGGGCGCCGCTGGGGGCCGCCGCGGGCGACCAGGCCGGCGCCATCGACCTCTCCATGGCCGCCACCATCTTCCACTGGGGGCTTCACCCCTGGGGCGCCTATGCCATCGTCGGCCTGTCGCTGGCGATCTTCGCCTTCAACAAGGGCCTGCCGCTGACCATGCGCTCGATCTTCTACCCGATCCTGGGGGAGCGTGTCTGGGGCTGGCCAGGCCACCTGATCGACATCCTGGCGGTCTTCGCCACCCTGTTCGGCCTGACCACTTCGCTCGGCATCGGTGCCACCCAGGCCTCCGCCGGGCTTCACTACCTGTTCGGCCTTCCCGACACCAACACCACCTTGATCCTGCTGATCATGGGCATCACCGTGGTCGCGCTGGGCTCGATCCTGCTGGGGGTGGACAAGGGCGTGCAGCGCCTCTCCCAGATCAACATGGTGCTGGCCTTCCTGCTGCTGGCCTTCGTGATCGCCGTCGGACCGACGCTGATGATCGCCACCGGCGTGCTCGATAGCCTGGTCGGCTACGTGACGCACCTTCCGGCGCTCTCCATGCCCTTCGGGCGCGAGGACGCCAACTTCAGCCAGGGCTGGACGGCCTTCTACTGGGCCTGGTGGATCGCCTGGTCGCCCTTCGTCGGCATGTTCATCGCCCGCGTCAGCCGCGGCCGCACCGTGCGCGAGTTCCTGATCGCCGTGCTGCTGGTGCCGTCGATGGCCTCGGTAGTGTGGATGACCGCCTTCGGCACCACGGCCATCGACCAGGTGGTCAACCAGGGCATCACCAAGGTGCAGGATGCCGCCCTGGAGCTGCAGCTGTTCACCATGCTGGAGTACCTGCCGCTGACCACCATCACCTCCTTCGTCGGGATCGTGCTGGTGATCGTGTTCTTCGTCACATCCTCCGACTCCGGCTCCCTGGTGATCGACTCCATCACCGCCGGTGGCAAGGTCGATGCGCCCAAGCCGCAGCGTATCTTCTGGGCGCTGATCGAGGGTGCCCTCGCCATCGCGCTGCTGCTCGGCGGCGGTCTCAGCGCCCTGCAGACGGCCGCCCTGACCACCGGCCTGCCCTTCACCCTGGTGCTGCTGGTGGGCTGCTACGCCATCGTCAAGGGCCTGATGAGCGAGCCACGCGCCAAGTAG
- a CDS encoding universal stress protein yields MFKKIMVPVDLAHLDLIEPSLQAAADLARHYEAEVCYVGVTASTPGSVAHTPEEYAQKLEAFAKERGEIHGQPVSSKTIVSPDPIADLDNTLIKAIDDVGADLVIMPTHPPKHADAVIPSHGGKVATHTKASIFLVRPSAGK; encoded by the coding sequence ATGTTCAAGAAGATCATGGTGCCAGTCGACCTGGCGCACCTGGACCTGATCGAGCCGTCGCTGCAGGCAGCCGCCGATCTGGCCCGGCACTACGAGGCCGAAGTGTGCTACGTCGGCGTCACGGCCAGCACGCCGGGAAGCGTGGCGCACACGCCCGAGGAGTACGCTCAGAAGCTCGAGGCCTTCGCCAAGGAGCGGGGCGAGATCCACGGCCAGCCGGTCAGCAGCAAGACCATCGTCAGTCCGGACCCCATCGCGGACCTGGACAACACCCTGATCAAGGCGATCGACGACGTCGGCGCCGATCTCGTCATCATGCCGACCCATCCGCCCAAGCATGCGGATGCGGTGATTCCCTCCCATGGGGGCAAGGTGGCCACCCACACCAAGGCTTCGATCTTCCTCGTGAGGCCCTCCGCCGGAAAGTGA